A single window of Athene noctua chromosome 1, bAthNoc1.hap1.1, whole genome shotgun sequence DNA harbors:
- the RASL11A gene encoding ras-like protein family member 11A: MRLPSMSQPFLLAPIAECAPGPPGAQVRLAVMGARGVGKSAMVVRFLTKRFIGDYEPNTGNLYSRLVRLDGDHVAMQIQDTPGCIQVQEDCVQVLDSLTRCVKWAEGFLLVYSITDYSSYQSVRPLYQHIRKVHPDSRTPIIIVGNKADLLHARQVQAKEGLQLANELGSLFLEISTSDDSQGVCDVFQYLCKEVSKLQHVGSTDRRRSSIIPRPKSPNMQDLKRRFKQALSSKVK, from the exons ATGCGCCTGCCGAGCATGTCCCAGCCCTTCCTGCTGGCGCCCATCGCCGAGtgcgccccggggccgcccggcgcccAGGTCCGCCTGGCAGTGATGGGCGCCCGCGGCGTCGGCAAGAGCG CCATGGTCGTGCGGTTCCTGACGAAGCGGTTCATCGGGGACTACGAGCCCAACACAG GCAACCTCTACTCCAGGCTAGTCCGTCTGGACGGGGACCACGTTGCCATGCAGATCCAAGACACGCCGGGATGCATCCAG GTGCAGGAAGACTGCGTGCAGGTGCTGGACTCCCTGACCAGGTGTGTGAAGTGGGCAGAGGGCTTCCTCCTGGTCTACTCCATCACAGACTACAGCAGCTACCAGTCAGTCCGACCTCTCTACCAGCACATCCGTAAGGTCCACCCAGATTCCAGGACTCCCATCATTATCGTGGGGAACAAGGCAGACCTCCTCCACGCCAGGCAAGTACAGGCAAAAGAGGGACTACAGCTGGCAAATGAACTGGGCAGCCTGTTTTTGGAAATCTCCACAAGTGATGACTCCCAAGGCGTTTGTGATGTTTTCCAGTATCTTTGCAAAGAGGTCAGCAAACTACAGCATGTGGGCAGCACAGACAGGAGGCGGTCATCCATCATCCCTCGTCCCAAATCTCCCAACATGCAAGATCTAAAGAGACGTTTCAAACAGGCTCTATCTTCCAAAGTCAAATAA
- the RPL21 gene encoding large ribosomal subunit protein eL21, translating to MTNTKGKRRGTRYMFSRPFRKHGVVPLATYMRIYKKGDIVDIKGMGTVQKGMPHKCYHGKTGRVYNVTQHAVGIIVNKQVKGKILAKRINVRIEHIKHSKSRDSFLQRVKENERKKKEAKEKGIWVQLKRQPAPPREAHFVRTNGKDPELLEPIPYEFMA from the exons ATGACGAACACAAAGGGAAAGAGGAGAGGGACACGTTATATGTTCTCAAGGCCGTTTCGCAAGCATG GAGTTGTCCCTCTGGCTACCTATATGCGCATTTACAAGAAGGGTGATATAGTTGATATCAAG GGTATGGGTACTGTTCAAAAAGGTATGCCCCACAAGTGTTACCATGGCAAGACCGGAAGGGTGTATAATGTTACTCAGCACGCTGTGGGCATTATTGTTAACAAGCAGGTTAA GGGCAAGATTCTTGCCAAGAGGATTAATGTGCGTATTGAGCATATTAAACATTCCAAGAGCAGAGACAGCTTTCTGCAGCGTGTGAAGgagaatgaaaggaagaaaaaggaagcaaaagagaaaggcATTTGGGTTCAACTGAAACGTCag CCTGCCCCACCAAGAGAAGCACACTTTGTGAGAACTAATGGCAAGGATCCAGAGCTGCTGGAGCCAATTCCCTATGAATTCATGGCAtaa